A section of the Pectinophora gossypiella chromosome 11, ilPecGoss1.1, whole genome shotgun sequence genome encodes:
- the LOC126370980 gene encoding mucin-2-like isoform X5, with the protein MSTIKKHIFTPLEKKTFLDILKRYSSVIENKDTDGASLRAKNEAWDIVTREYNASPHATNQVTNKQLRRLWMNLKQRQREALTKERQHRLATGGGPATSDAVVDPDVSEVAPALIVGIDDAVDSDTIPVTADLAVQEVNMDLQPVSCLPSTSSQIPSTSAFSSSPFPCAVVTQAPLALAPTRTTLTPPPPGVGPLLSLTATTPPPALPTTTPPPPLPTSTPPPPPLTASTPPPPLPTSTPPPRLPTPPPRFPTPPLINPSNTATQTFQRHKSSILDKEYKDRQRRANEIHELEVLLLRERIREAKARADLAELQLQQQCSSDTATDA; encoded by the exons ATGTCAACAATTAAGAAGCATATTTTTACTCCcctcgagaagaaaacttttttggatATATTGAAAAGATACTCCTCGGTGATAGAGAATAAGGATACCGATGGCGCTTCATTACGCGCAAAAAATGAAGCTTGGGATATTGTAACCAGAGAATACAACGCAAGCCCTCATGCTACCAATCAG gttacaaataaacaacttagGAGATTGTGGATGAACCTCAAGCAGCGGCAAAGGGAAGCACTGACAAAAGAACGTCAACATCGGCTAGCTACTGGAGGAGGGCCTGCAACCAGTGATGCAGTTGTAGACCCAGATGTGTCTGAGGTGGCCCCTGCTCTAATAGTTGGTATCGATGATGCTGTTGACTCTGATACAATTCcag TAACCGCTGACCTTGCCGTCCAAGAAGTAAATATGGACTTGCAGCCCGTCTCTTGTCTTCCCTCAACTTCTTCCCAAATACCATCCACCAGTGCATTTTCTTCATCACCATTCCCATGCGCTGTTGTTACACAAGCACCACTTGCCCTTGCCCCAACCCGGACAACATTGACGCCACCTCCACCTGGAGTAGGTCCACTACTGTCTCTCACTGcaaccactccaccaccagctctccctacaaccactccaccaccacctctccctacatccactccaccaccaccacctcttactgcttccactccaccaccacctcttcctacatccactccaccaccacgtcTTCCTACCCCACCTCCACGTTTTCCTACTCCACCTCTTATTAACCCATCAAATACAGCTACCCAAACTTTTCAAAGGCATAAAAGTTCTATTCTGGATAAGGAATATAAAGACAGACAGAGACGGGCTAATGAGATTCATGAGTTGGAGGTTTTATTGTTAAGAGAAAGAATAAGAGAAGCAAAGGCGAGAGCAGACCTCGCAGaacttcaactgcagcagcagtgttcgtcag ATACTGCAACTGATGCCTGA
- the LOC126370980 gene encoding mucin-2-like isoform X6, whose protein sequence is MSTIKKHIFTPLEKKTFLDILKRYSSVIENKDTDGASLRAKNEAWDIVTREYNASPHATNQVTNKQLRRLWMNLKQRQREALTKERQHRLATGGGPATSDAVVDPDVSEVAPALIVGIDDAVDSDTIPVTADLAVQEVNMDLQPVSCLPSTSSQIPSTSAFSSSPFPCAVVTQAPLALAPTRTTLTPPPPGVGPLLSLTATTPPPALPTTTPPPPLPTSTPPPPPLTASTPPPPLPTSTPPPRLPTPPPRFPTPPLINPSNTATQTFQRHKSSILDKEYKDRQRRANEIHELEVLLLRERIREAKARADLAELQLQQQCSSDTATDA, encoded by the exons ATGTCAACAATTAAGAAGCATATTTTTACTCCcctcgagaagaaaacttttttggatATATTGAAAAGATACTCCTCGGTGATAGAGAATAAGGATACCGATGGCGCTTCATTACGCGCAAAAAATGAAGCTTGGGATATTGTAACCAGAGAATACAACGCAAGCCCTCATGCTACCAATCAG gttacaaataaacaacttagGAGATTGTGGATGAACCTCAAGCAGCGGCAAAGGGAAGCACTGACAAAAGAACGTCAACATCGGCTAGCTACTGGAGGAGGGCCTGCAACCAGTGATGCAGTTGTAGACCCAGATGTGTCTGAGGTGGCCCCTGCTCTAATAGTTGGTATCGATGATGCTGTTGACTCTGATACAATTCcag TAACCGCTGACCTTGCCGTCCAAGAAGTAAATATGGACTTGCAGCCCGTCTCTTGTCTTCCCTCAACTTCTTCCCAAATACCATCCACCAGTGCATTTTCTTCATCACCATTCCCATGCGCTGTTGTTACACAAGCACCACTTGCCCTTGCCCCAACCCGGACAACATTGACGCCACCTCCACCTGGAGTAGGTCCACTACTGTCTCTCACTGcaaccactccaccaccagctctccctacaaccactccaccaccacctctccctacatccactccaccaccaccacctcttactgcttccactccaccaccacctcttcctacatccactccaccaccacgtcTTCCTACCCCACCTCCACGTTTTCCTACTCCACCTCTTATTAACCCATCAAATACAGCTACCCAAACTTTTCAAAGGCATAAAAGTTCTATTCTGGATAAGGAATATAAAGACAGACAGAGACGGGCTAATGAGATTCATGAGTTGGAGGTTTTATTGTTAAGAGAAAGAATAAGAGAAGCAAAGGCGAGAGCAGACCTCGCAGaacttcaactgcagcagcagtgttcgtcag
- the LOC126370806 gene encoding uncharacterized protein LOC126370806: protein MGKRKHKDKKSHRSKKRRREKRYYLSDSSSSSSEDEYYDAEQYRYPEINNTPDYEDIVSIPGSEKSIEASAKNDDNIGEKNLSVAPSADVTYNEGTTLDNNLPSTSAEAPALPTEILEALGDPKGKEEVLGPKIQEEIASRWGRVLVDGLSKDRKQEILASSLIPDNFRLAKAPLLNPEVIPALSDSSKNRDKIVERLQNQLGLGISKLTYLATDVIEGNVEKLDILKKISEASQILLDLHNEQTKARRRMVITSLDKKFVGKLEGPTPGTSSAWLPTGGAEKPLPDAVKPPPSTIGISSRPPTAGASEADSQVNQDLMEKRLVFSKS from the exons atgGGAAAAAGGaaacacaaagataaaaaatcacATCGATCGAAGAAAAGAAGGCGTGAAAAAAGATATTATTTATCGGATTCGTCGTCATCGTCAAGTGAAG aTGAATACTACGATGCCGAGCAGTATAGATACCCGGAGATAAATAATACGCCTGATTATGAAGACATAGTGTCCATACCGGGTTCGGAAAAATCTATCGAAGCCAGTGCAAAGAATGATGATAACATAGGAGAAAAAAATCTTTCTGTGGCTCCTAGTGCTGATGTTACATATAATGAGGGTACAACGTTGGACAATAATTTGCCCAGTACGAGCGCGGAGGCGCCAGCCTTACCGACAGAAATCCTGGAAGCCCTGGGCGACCCAAAAGGAAAGGAGGAAGTCCTAGGTCCAAAAATACAGGAGGAGATTGCCAGTCGATGGGGACGCGTGCTCGTAGATGGTCTAAGCAAGGATCGAAAACAAGAGATTTTGGCCAGCTCGTTAATACCTGATAATTTTCGTTTAGCAAAAGCTCCTCTGTTAAACCCGGAAGTTATTCCAGCGCTAAGTGACTCTTCCAAAAATCGAGACAAGATAGTAGAAAGATTACAAAACCAACTCGGCTTGGGTATATCAAAGCTAACATACTTAGCTACAGATGTTATTGAAGGCAATGTCGAAAAGCTagacattttgaaaaaaatctCGGAAGCCAGCCAGATTCTTTTAGACTTGCATAACGAACAAACTAAAGCAAGACGAAGAATGGTGATAACATCACTTGATAAAAAGTTTGTAG GGAAACTGGAGGGGCCCACCCCGGGCACAAGCTCAGCGTGGCTACCGACAGGGGGGGCAGAGAAACCGCTACCCGACGCAGTCAAACCGCCGCCCTCCACAATCGGCATCAGCAGTAGACCGCCAACCGCGGGGGCCAGCGAAGCAGACTCCCAAGTCAACCAAGACTTAATGGAG AAACGATTGGTCTTCTCGAAAAGCTAG